In Numida meleagris isolate 19003 breed g44 Domestic line chromosome 18, NumMel1.0, whole genome shotgun sequence, one DNA window encodes the following:
- the MLXIPL gene encoding carbohydrate-responsive element-binding protein isoform X2: protein MAQAQLGLPGPFAQTPVGQCPDSDFDSDSEDATTSGAGPGTGVQKLSQVIHSGHFMVSSPHHDALPRRRHCHAEPSVADPQSIDPTLTRLFECMSLEYSGKLVSPKWKNFKGQQLLCRDKIRLNNAIWRAWYIQYVEQRKNPVCGFITPLEGSEADEHRKPEAVVLEGNYWKRRIEVVMREYHKWRTYYKKRLRKSSREGELSSPKQDEDAWRPTEKWCNQLFCNVVPMLLGDEEEEPGGRQHFDLDTFLSDISDTLFTMTQIPSAHQDLPEDTYIGNADMIQPDLAPLQPSLDDTMEISDIFIGHRPLPAQMPLSYQEPPCFEPLYGSGGTMPTGPDAPLPPSPLLQVSGTLAHDPRLLVPETPLLTQPCPPQPGDAAQLSLHSALFGPEQPPLAPEPLTTVPGSLSPQLKPKPLLQYGFPGKCLGMEPLGLPYAAPSQAPGAPLLGSQPPFSPASAPHSKFPFTASPSPSLLAHPVSPLSMSCFAQHTPGLGYAMDVVPLGYPSAAAPQNLPPAAPPGPRFSTPKGPSPGERPKTKASSTKAKRLPGPPVPPHLTVPNACLTQLLATAKQEPALDAPHAHSPALMSVSPASPSSVPDVPAVFLPRAAQLSSALPPGSSPSQEVPVPVMRAGAAPEPLLVPKVERLSPTSVCGSDWPKPGQVTPGAAASPGTTISLHHSASRRGRPDSSKGEAQGHLCCLQMESRRITHISAEQKRRFNIKLGFDTLHSLVSTLSAQPSIKVSAQCCTGWHWACRDTGHHLVMTWSWAAPARVVLCLEPAAPCQGSAVGHVAPCALHTPGATCAIAPLPPCRSARPPPCRRLQSTSANCSRSERPSRMRRSGCGSRLRSSTARSTCARSSCQPPGCLSHASALTRCAACSMSTCAPPHCTTGSSGSSASSSGLSLSPSTAWYPQPAWRASCRRPWPGWSSTAPFQRFGPVRGSGWPHHSQ from the exons ATGGCACAGGCTCAGCTGGGGCTGCCAGGCCCCTTCGCACAGACCCCGGTCGGACAATGCCCCGACTCTGACTTTGACTCTGATTCCGAGGATGCAACAACCAGCGGTGCAGGGCCTGGCACTGGTGTGCAGAAGCTCTCTCAGGTCATCCACAGCGGCCACTTCATGGTGTCGTCCCCGCACCACGATGCACTGCCCCGCCGGCGTCACTGCCACGCTGAGCCCTCGGTGGCCGATCCACAGAGCATTGACCCAACCCTGACGCGGCTCTTCGAGTGCATGAGCTTGGAGTACAG TGGGAAGCTGGTGTCACCAAAGTGGAAGAATTTcaaggggcagcagctgctttgccGGGATAAAATCCGCCTCAACAATGCCATCTGGAGAGCGTGGTACATTCAGT AtgtggagcagaggaagaaccCTGTATGTGGTTTCATCACCCCCCTGGAGGGGTCAGAGGCTGATGAGCACCGCAAACCAGAG GCTGTGGTGCTGGAGGGCAACTACTGGAAACGGCGCATCGAGGTGGTGATGAGGGAGTACCACAAGTGGAGGACCTACTACAAGAAGCGG ctCCGAAAGTCCAGCCGGGAGGGAGAGCTCTCCAGCCCGAAGCAG GACGAGGATGCCTGGAGACCAACAGAGAAATGGTGCAACCAGCTCTTCTGCAACGTGGTGCCCATGCTGCTGggggacgaggaggaggagccTGGGGGTAGGCAGCACTTTGACTTGGACACATTCCTCTCGGACATCTCTGACACCCTCTTCACCATGACACAGATACCCAGCGCACACCAGGATCTCCCCGAGGACA CATATATCGGGAATGCTGACATGATCCAGCCAGACCTGGCACCTCTGCAGCCGAGCTTGGATGATACCATGGAGATCTCAG ATATTTTCATCGGCCATCGGCCGCTGCCTGCACAGATGCCGCTGAGCTACCAGGAGCCACCCTGCTTTGAGCCCCTCTATGGCAGCGGAGGGACAATGCCCACCGGCCCCGATGCCCCACTCCCACCCAGCCCTCTCCTCCAGGTGAGCGGGACCCTGGCCCATGACCCACGGCTGCTGGTGCCTGAGACACCCCTCCTGACACAGCCGTGTCCCCCGCAGCCCGGTGACGCCGCCCAGCTCAGCCTCCACAGTGCCTTGTTTGGCCCTGAGCAGCCGCCGCTGGCCCCCGAGCCCCTCACCACTGTGCCTGGCAGCCTCAGCCCCCAGCTCAAACCCAAGCCCTTGCTGCAGTACGGTTTCCCCGGCAAGTGCCTCGGCATGGAGCCACTCGGCCTCCCTTacgctgctcccagccaggcCCCCGGGGCACCATTGCTGGGCTCACAGCCCCCGTTTTCCCCTGCCTCTGCACCCCACTCCAAGTTCCCCTTCACCGCCTCACCCAGCCCCTCACTCCTCGCCCACCCTGTATCCCCGCTGTCCATGTCGTGCTTTGCCCAGCACACCCCAGGCCTGGGCTACGCCATGGACGTGGTGCCCCTAGGGTACCCCAGCGCGGCTGCGCCCCAGAACCTGCCCCCTGCTGCGCCACCTGGGCCCAGGTTTTCTACCCCAAAAGGGCCATCCCCGGGCGAGCGGCCGAAGACGAAGGCCAGCAGCACCAAAGCAAAGAGGCTTCCGGGGCCCCCTGTGCCGCCACACCTGACAGTGCCCAATGCCTGCCTGACCCAGCTGCTGGCCACAG CCAAGCAGGAGCCAGCCCTTGATGCCCCACACGcgcacagccctgcactcaTGTCCGTGTCCCCAGCCTCTCCG AGCAGTGTCCCTGACGTCCCCGCTGTCTTCCTGCCCAGAGCGGCTCAGCTGAGCTCGGCGCTGcctcctggctccagcccttcacAAGAGGTGCCTGTGCCGGTGATGCGGGCGGGTGCTGCACCAGAGCCACTGCTGGTCCCCAAGGTGGAGCGGCTCTCCCCGACATCAGTCTGTG GCAGTGACTGGCCTAAGCCTGGCCAAGTGACCCCGGGAGCTGCTGCATCACCTGGCACCACCATCTCCCTGCACCATTCTGCATCCCGTCGGGGCAGGCCTGACTCCAGCAAA GGAGAGGCCCAAGGccatctctgctgcctgcagatggAGAGCCGGCGCATCACACACATCTCCGCTGAGCAGAAGAGACGTTTCAACATCAAGCTGGGCTTTGACACACTGCACAGCCTGGTGAGCACGCTGAGCGCCCAGCCCAGCATTAAGGTGAGCgcacagtgctgcacaggcTGGCACTGGGCATGCAGGGACACAGGACATCACCTGGTGATGACATGGTCCTGGGCTGCCCCGGCACGTGTGGTGTTGTGCCTAGAGCCTGCAGCCCCGTGCCAAGGCTCAGCAGTGGGGCACGTGGCCCCTTGTGCCCTGCACACCCCAGGGGCCACCTGTGCCATCGCACCTCTGCCACCCTGCAGGTCAGCAAGGCCACCACCCTGCAGAAGACTGCAGAGTACATCtgcaaactgcagcaggagcGAGCGGCCCTCCAGGATGAGGCGCAGCGGCTGCGGGAGCAGATTGAGGAGCTCAACAGCTCGATCAA cctgtgccaggagcagctgccagccACCGGGGTGCCTATCACACGCCAGCGCTTTGACCAGATGCGCAGCATGTTCGATGAGTACGTGCGCTCCTCCACACTGCACAACTGGAAGTTCTGGATC TTCAGCGTCATCATCCGGCCTCTCTTTGAGTCCTTCAACAGCATGGTATCCACAACCAGCATGGAGAGCCTCATGCAGACGTCCCTGGCCTggctggagcagcactgctcccttcCAGCGCTTCGGCCCTGTACGTGGTTCCGGGTGGCCCCACCACTCCCAATGA
- the MLXIPL gene encoding carbohydrate-responsive element-binding protein isoform X11: MAQAQLGLPGPFAQTPVGQCPDSDFDSDSEDATTSGAGPGTGVQKLSQVIHSGHFMVSSPHHDALPRRRHCHAEPSVADPQSIDPTLTRLFECMSLEYSGKLVSPKWKNFKGQQLLCRDKIRLNNAIWRAWYIQYVEQRKNPVCGFITPLEGSEADEHRKPEAVVLEGNYWKRRIEVVMREYHKWRTYYKKRLRKSSREGELSSPKQDEDAWRPTEKWCNQLFCNVVPMLLGDEEEEPGGRQHFDLDTFLSDISDTLFTMTQIPSAHQDLPEDTYIGNADMIQPDLAPLQPSLDDTMEISDIFIGHRPLPAQMPLSYQEPPCFEPLYGSGGTMPTGPDAPLPPSPLLQVSGTLAHDPRLLVPETPLLTQPCPPQPGDAAQLSLHSALFGPEQPPLAPEPLTTVPGSLSPQLKPKPLLQYGFPGKCLGMEPLGLPYAAPSQAPGAPLLGSQPPFSPASAPHSKFPFTASPSPSLLAHPVSPLSMSCFAQHTPGLGYAMDVVPLGYPSAAAPQNLPPAAPPGPRFSTPKGPSPGERPKTKASSTKAKRLPGPPVPPHLTVPNACLTQLLATAKQEPALDAPHAHSPALMSVSPASPSGSAELGAASWLQPFTRGACAGDAGGCCTRATAGPQGGAALPDISLCLCQEQLPATGVPITRQRFDQMRSMFDEYVRSSTLHNWKFWIFSVIIRPLFESFNSMVSTTSMESLMQTSLAWLEQHCSLPALRPSILSSLRQLSISTSILSDPARVPEQAARAAAGGGPS; encoded by the exons ATGGCACAGGCTCAGCTGGGGCTGCCAGGCCCCTTCGCACAGACCCCGGTCGGACAATGCCCCGACTCTGACTTTGACTCTGATTCCGAGGATGCAACAACCAGCGGTGCAGGGCCTGGCACTGGTGTGCAGAAGCTCTCTCAGGTCATCCACAGCGGCCACTTCATGGTGTCGTCCCCGCACCACGATGCACTGCCCCGCCGGCGTCACTGCCACGCTGAGCCCTCGGTGGCCGATCCACAGAGCATTGACCCAACCCTGACGCGGCTCTTCGAGTGCATGAGCTTGGAGTACAG TGGGAAGCTGGTGTCACCAAAGTGGAAGAATTTcaaggggcagcagctgctttgccGGGATAAAATCCGCCTCAACAATGCCATCTGGAGAGCGTGGTACATTCAGT AtgtggagcagaggaagaaccCTGTATGTGGTTTCATCACCCCCCTGGAGGGGTCAGAGGCTGATGAGCACCGCAAACCAGAG GCTGTGGTGCTGGAGGGCAACTACTGGAAACGGCGCATCGAGGTGGTGATGAGGGAGTACCACAAGTGGAGGACCTACTACAAGAAGCGG ctCCGAAAGTCCAGCCGGGAGGGAGAGCTCTCCAGCCCGAAGCAG GACGAGGATGCCTGGAGACCAACAGAGAAATGGTGCAACCAGCTCTTCTGCAACGTGGTGCCCATGCTGCTGggggacgaggaggaggagccTGGGGGTAGGCAGCACTTTGACTTGGACACATTCCTCTCGGACATCTCTGACACCCTCTTCACCATGACACAGATACCCAGCGCACACCAGGATCTCCCCGAGGACA CATATATCGGGAATGCTGACATGATCCAGCCAGACCTGGCACCTCTGCAGCCGAGCTTGGATGATACCATGGAGATCTCAG ATATTTTCATCGGCCATCGGCCGCTGCCTGCACAGATGCCGCTGAGCTACCAGGAGCCACCCTGCTTTGAGCCCCTCTATGGCAGCGGAGGGACAATGCCCACCGGCCCCGATGCCCCACTCCCACCCAGCCCTCTCCTCCAGGTGAGCGGGACCCTGGCCCATGACCCACGGCTGCTGGTGCCTGAGACACCCCTCCTGACACAGCCGTGTCCCCCGCAGCCCGGTGACGCCGCCCAGCTCAGCCTCCACAGTGCCTTGTTTGGCCCTGAGCAGCCGCCGCTGGCCCCCGAGCCCCTCACCACTGTGCCTGGCAGCCTCAGCCCCCAGCTCAAACCCAAGCCCTTGCTGCAGTACGGTTTCCCCGGCAAGTGCCTCGGCATGGAGCCACTCGGCCTCCCTTacgctgctcccagccaggcCCCCGGGGCACCATTGCTGGGCTCACAGCCCCCGTTTTCCCCTGCCTCTGCACCCCACTCCAAGTTCCCCTTCACCGCCTCACCCAGCCCCTCACTCCTCGCCCACCCTGTATCCCCGCTGTCCATGTCGTGCTTTGCCCAGCACACCCCAGGCCTGGGCTACGCCATGGACGTGGTGCCCCTAGGGTACCCCAGCGCGGCTGCGCCCCAGAACCTGCCCCCTGCTGCGCCACCTGGGCCCAGGTTTTCTACCCCAAAAGGGCCATCCCCGGGCGAGCGGCCGAAGACGAAGGCCAGCAGCACCAAAGCAAAGAGGCTTCCGGGGCCCCCTGTGCCGCCACACCTGACAGTGCCCAATGCCTGCCTGACCCAGCTGCTGGCCACAG CCAAGCAGGAGCCAGCCCTTGATGCCCCACACGcgcacagccctgcactcaTGTCCGTGTCCCCAGCCTCTCCG AGCGGCTCAGCTGAGCTCGGCGCTGcctcctggctccagcccttcacAAGAGGTGCCTGTGCCGGTGATGCGGGCGGGTGCTGCACCAGAGCCACTGCTGGTCCCCAAGGTGGAGCGGCTCTCCCCGACATCAGTCTGTG cctgtgccaggagcagctgccagccACCGGGGTGCCTATCACACGCCAGCGCTTTGACCAGATGCGCAGCATGTTCGATGAGTACGTGCGCTCCTCCACACTGCACAACTGGAAGTTCTGGATC TTCAGCGTCATCATCCGGCCTCTCTTTGAGTCCTTCAACAGCATGGTATCCACAACCAGCATGGAGAGCCTCATGCAGACGTCCCTGGCCTggctggagcagcactgctcccttcCAGCGCTTCGGCCCT CCATCCTGAGCTCCCTGCGGCAGCTGAGCATCTCCACCTCCATCCTCAGCGACCCCGCCCGCGTTCCCGAGCAGGCGGCGCGGGCCGCGGCCGGAGGCGGCCCCTCCTAG
- the MLXIPL gene encoding carbohydrate-responsive element-binding protein isoform X7, translating into MAQAQLGLPGPFAQTPVGQCPDSDFDSDSEDATTSGAGPGTGVQKLSQVIHSGHFMVSSPHHDALPRRRHCHAEPSVADPQSIDPTLTRLFECMSLEYSGKLVSPKWKNFKGQQLLCRDKIRLNNAIWRAWYIQYVEQRKNPVCGFITPLEGSEADEHRKPEAVVLEGNYWKRRIEVVMREYHKWRTYYKKRLRKSSREGELSSPKQDEDAWRPTEKWCNQLFCNVVPMLLGDEEEEPGGRQHFDLDTFLSDISDTLFTMTQIPSAHQDLPEDTYIGNADMIQPDLAPLQPSLDDTMEISDIFIGHRPLPAQMPLSYQEPPCFEPLYGSGGTMPTGPDAPLPPSPLLQVSGTLAHDPRLLVPETPLLTQPCPPQPGDAAQLSLHSALFGPEQPPLAPEPLTTVPGSLSPQLKPKPLLQYGFPGKCLGMEPLGLPYAAPSQAPGAPLLGSQPPFSPASAPHSKFPFTASPSPSLLAHPVSPLSMSCFAQHTPGLGYAMDVVPLGYPSAAAPQNLPPAAPPGPRFSTPKGPSPGERPKTKASSTKAKRLPGPPVPPHLTVPNACLTQLLATAKQEPALDAPHAHSPALMSVSPASPQSSVPDVPAVFLPRAAQLSSALPPGSSPSQEVPVPVMRAGAAPEPLLVPKVERLSPTSVCGSDWPKPGQVTPGAAASPGTTISLHHSASRRGRPDSSKGEAQGHLCCLQMESRRITHISAEQKRRFNIKLGFDTLHSLVSTLSAQPSIKVSKATTLQKTAEYICKLQQERAALQDEAQRLREQIEELNSSINLCQEQLPATGVPITRQRFDQMRSMFDEYVRSSTLHNWKFWIFSVIIRPLFESFNSMVSTTSMESLMQTSLAWLEQHCSLPALRPSILSSLRQLSISTSILSDPARVPEQAARAAAGGGPS; encoded by the exons ATGGCACAGGCTCAGCTGGGGCTGCCAGGCCCCTTCGCACAGACCCCGGTCGGACAATGCCCCGACTCTGACTTTGACTCTGATTCCGAGGATGCAACAACCAGCGGTGCAGGGCCTGGCACTGGTGTGCAGAAGCTCTCTCAGGTCATCCACAGCGGCCACTTCATGGTGTCGTCCCCGCACCACGATGCACTGCCCCGCCGGCGTCACTGCCACGCTGAGCCCTCGGTGGCCGATCCACAGAGCATTGACCCAACCCTGACGCGGCTCTTCGAGTGCATGAGCTTGGAGTACAG TGGGAAGCTGGTGTCACCAAAGTGGAAGAATTTcaaggggcagcagctgctttgccGGGATAAAATCCGCCTCAACAATGCCATCTGGAGAGCGTGGTACATTCAGT AtgtggagcagaggaagaaccCTGTATGTGGTTTCATCACCCCCCTGGAGGGGTCAGAGGCTGATGAGCACCGCAAACCAGAG GCTGTGGTGCTGGAGGGCAACTACTGGAAACGGCGCATCGAGGTGGTGATGAGGGAGTACCACAAGTGGAGGACCTACTACAAGAAGCGG ctCCGAAAGTCCAGCCGGGAGGGAGAGCTCTCCAGCCCGAAGCAG GACGAGGATGCCTGGAGACCAACAGAGAAATGGTGCAACCAGCTCTTCTGCAACGTGGTGCCCATGCTGCTGggggacgaggaggaggagccTGGGGGTAGGCAGCACTTTGACTTGGACACATTCCTCTCGGACATCTCTGACACCCTCTTCACCATGACACAGATACCCAGCGCACACCAGGATCTCCCCGAGGACA CATATATCGGGAATGCTGACATGATCCAGCCAGACCTGGCACCTCTGCAGCCGAGCTTGGATGATACCATGGAGATCTCAG ATATTTTCATCGGCCATCGGCCGCTGCCTGCACAGATGCCGCTGAGCTACCAGGAGCCACCCTGCTTTGAGCCCCTCTATGGCAGCGGAGGGACAATGCCCACCGGCCCCGATGCCCCACTCCCACCCAGCCCTCTCCTCCAGGTGAGCGGGACCCTGGCCCATGACCCACGGCTGCTGGTGCCTGAGACACCCCTCCTGACACAGCCGTGTCCCCCGCAGCCCGGTGACGCCGCCCAGCTCAGCCTCCACAGTGCCTTGTTTGGCCCTGAGCAGCCGCCGCTGGCCCCCGAGCCCCTCACCACTGTGCCTGGCAGCCTCAGCCCCCAGCTCAAACCCAAGCCCTTGCTGCAGTACGGTTTCCCCGGCAAGTGCCTCGGCATGGAGCCACTCGGCCTCCCTTacgctgctcccagccaggcCCCCGGGGCACCATTGCTGGGCTCACAGCCCCCGTTTTCCCCTGCCTCTGCACCCCACTCCAAGTTCCCCTTCACCGCCTCACCCAGCCCCTCACTCCTCGCCCACCCTGTATCCCCGCTGTCCATGTCGTGCTTTGCCCAGCACACCCCAGGCCTGGGCTACGCCATGGACGTGGTGCCCCTAGGGTACCCCAGCGCGGCTGCGCCCCAGAACCTGCCCCCTGCTGCGCCACCTGGGCCCAGGTTTTCTACCCCAAAAGGGCCATCCCCGGGCGAGCGGCCGAAGACGAAGGCCAGCAGCACCAAAGCAAAGAGGCTTCCGGGGCCCCCTGTGCCGCCACACCTGACAGTGCCCAATGCCTGCCTGACCCAGCTGCTGGCCACAG CCAAGCAGGAGCCAGCCCTTGATGCCCCACACGcgcacagccctgcactcaTGTCCGTGTCCCCAGCCTCTCCG CAGAGCAGTGTCCCTGACGTCCCCGCTGTCTTCCTGCCCAGAGCGGCTCAGCTGAGCTCGGCGCTGcctcctggctccagcccttcacAAGAGGTGCCTGTGCCGGTGATGCGGGCGGGTGCTGCACCAGAGCCACTGCTGGTCCCCAAGGTGGAGCGGCTCTCCCCGACATCAGTCTGTG GCAGTGACTGGCCTAAGCCTGGCCAAGTGACCCCGGGAGCTGCTGCATCACCTGGCACCACCATCTCCCTGCACCATTCTGCATCCCGTCGGGGCAGGCCTGACTCCAGCAAA GGAGAGGCCCAAGGccatctctgctgcctgcagatggAGAGCCGGCGCATCACACACATCTCCGCTGAGCAGAAGAGACGTTTCAACATCAAGCTGGGCTTTGACACACTGCACAGCCTGGTGAGCACGCTGAGCGCCCAGCCCAGCATTAAG GTCAGCAAGGCCACCACCCTGCAGAAGACTGCAGAGTACATCtgcaaactgcagcaggagcGAGCGGCCCTCCAGGATGAGGCGCAGCGGCTGCGGGAGCAGATTGAGGAGCTCAACAGCTCGATCAA cctgtgccaggagcagctgccagccACCGGGGTGCCTATCACACGCCAGCGCTTTGACCAGATGCGCAGCATGTTCGATGAGTACGTGCGCTCCTCCACACTGCACAACTGGAAGTTCTGGATC TTCAGCGTCATCATCCGGCCTCTCTTTGAGTCCTTCAACAGCATGGTATCCACAACCAGCATGGAGAGCCTCATGCAGACGTCCCTGGCCTggctggagcagcactgctcccttcCAGCGCTTCGGCCCT CCATCCTGAGCTCCCTGCGGCAGCTGAGCATCTCCACCTCCATCCTCAGCGACCCCGCCCGCGTTCCCGAGCAGGCGGCGCGGGCCGCGGCCGGAGGCGGCCCCTCCTAG
- the MLXIPL gene encoding carbohydrate-responsive element-binding protein isoform X1 → MAQAQLGLPGPFAQTPVGQCPDSDFDSDSEDATTSGAGPGTGVQKLSQVIHSGHFMVSSPHHDALPRRRHCHAEPSVADPQSIDPTLTRLFECMSLEYSGKLVSPKWKNFKGQQLLCRDKIRLNNAIWRAWYIQYVEQRKNPVCGFITPLEGSEADEHRKPEAVVLEGNYWKRRIEVVMREYHKWRTYYKKRLRKSSREGELSSPKQDEDAWRPTEKWCNQLFCNVVPMLLGDEEEEPGGRQHFDLDTFLSDISDTLFTMTQIPSAHQDLPEDTYIGNADMIQPDLAPLQPSLDDTMEISDIFIGHRPLPAQMPLSYQEPPCFEPLYGSGGTMPTGPDAPLPPSPLLQVSGTLAHDPRLLVPETPLLTQPCPPQPGDAAQLSLHSALFGPEQPPLAPEPLTTVPGSLSPQLKPKPLLQYGFPGKCLGMEPLGLPYAAPSQAPGAPLLGSQPPFSPASAPHSKFPFTASPSPSLLAHPVSPLSMSCFAQHTPGLGYAMDVVPLGYPSAAAPQNLPPAAPPGPRFSTPKGPSPGERPKTKASSTKAKRLPGPPVPPHLTVPNACLTQLLATAKQEPALDAPHAHSPALMSVSPASPQSSVPDVPAVFLPRAAQLSSALPPGSSPSQEVPVPVMRAGAAPEPLLVPKVERLSPTSVCGSDWPKPGQVTPGAAASPGTTISLHHSASRRGRPDSSKGEAQGHLCCLQMESRRITHISAEQKRRFNIKLGFDTLHSLVSTLSAQPSIKVSAQCCTGWHWACRDTGHHLVMTWSWAAPARVVLCLEPAAPCQGSAVGHVAPCALHTPGATCAIAPLPPCRSARPPPCRRLQSTSANCSRSERPSRMRRSGCGSRLRSSTARSTCARSSCQPPGCLSHASALTRCAACSMSTCAPPHCTTGSSGSSASSSGLSLSPSTAWYPQPAWRASCRRPWPGWSSTAPFQRFGPVRGSGWPHHSQ, encoded by the exons ATGGCACAGGCTCAGCTGGGGCTGCCAGGCCCCTTCGCACAGACCCCGGTCGGACAATGCCCCGACTCTGACTTTGACTCTGATTCCGAGGATGCAACAACCAGCGGTGCAGGGCCTGGCACTGGTGTGCAGAAGCTCTCTCAGGTCATCCACAGCGGCCACTTCATGGTGTCGTCCCCGCACCACGATGCACTGCCCCGCCGGCGTCACTGCCACGCTGAGCCCTCGGTGGCCGATCCACAGAGCATTGACCCAACCCTGACGCGGCTCTTCGAGTGCATGAGCTTGGAGTACAG TGGGAAGCTGGTGTCACCAAAGTGGAAGAATTTcaaggggcagcagctgctttgccGGGATAAAATCCGCCTCAACAATGCCATCTGGAGAGCGTGGTACATTCAGT AtgtggagcagaggaagaaccCTGTATGTGGTTTCATCACCCCCCTGGAGGGGTCAGAGGCTGATGAGCACCGCAAACCAGAG GCTGTGGTGCTGGAGGGCAACTACTGGAAACGGCGCATCGAGGTGGTGATGAGGGAGTACCACAAGTGGAGGACCTACTACAAGAAGCGG ctCCGAAAGTCCAGCCGGGAGGGAGAGCTCTCCAGCCCGAAGCAG GACGAGGATGCCTGGAGACCAACAGAGAAATGGTGCAACCAGCTCTTCTGCAACGTGGTGCCCATGCTGCTGggggacgaggaggaggagccTGGGGGTAGGCAGCACTTTGACTTGGACACATTCCTCTCGGACATCTCTGACACCCTCTTCACCATGACACAGATACCCAGCGCACACCAGGATCTCCCCGAGGACA CATATATCGGGAATGCTGACATGATCCAGCCAGACCTGGCACCTCTGCAGCCGAGCTTGGATGATACCATGGAGATCTCAG ATATTTTCATCGGCCATCGGCCGCTGCCTGCACAGATGCCGCTGAGCTACCAGGAGCCACCCTGCTTTGAGCCCCTCTATGGCAGCGGAGGGACAATGCCCACCGGCCCCGATGCCCCACTCCCACCCAGCCCTCTCCTCCAGGTGAGCGGGACCCTGGCCCATGACCCACGGCTGCTGGTGCCTGAGACACCCCTCCTGACACAGCCGTGTCCCCCGCAGCCCGGTGACGCCGCCCAGCTCAGCCTCCACAGTGCCTTGTTTGGCCCTGAGCAGCCGCCGCTGGCCCCCGAGCCCCTCACCACTGTGCCTGGCAGCCTCAGCCCCCAGCTCAAACCCAAGCCCTTGCTGCAGTACGGTTTCCCCGGCAAGTGCCTCGGCATGGAGCCACTCGGCCTCCCTTacgctgctcccagccaggcCCCCGGGGCACCATTGCTGGGCTCACAGCCCCCGTTTTCCCCTGCCTCTGCACCCCACTCCAAGTTCCCCTTCACCGCCTCACCCAGCCCCTCACTCCTCGCCCACCCTGTATCCCCGCTGTCCATGTCGTGCTTTGCCCAGCACACCCCAGGCCTGGGCTACGCCATGGACGTGGTGCCCCTAGGGTACCCCAGCGCGGCTGCGCCCCAGAACCTGCCCCCTGCTGCGCCACCTGGGCCCAGGTTTTCTACCCCAAAAGGGCCATCCCCGGGCGAGCGGCCGAAGACGAAGGCCAGCAGCACCAAAGCAAAGAGGCTTCCGGGGCCCCCTGTGCCGCCACACCTGACAGTGCCCAATGCCTGCCTGACCCAGCTGCTGGCCACAG CCAAGCAGGAGCCAGCCCTTGATGCCCCACACGcgcacagccctgcactcaTGTCCGTGTCCCCAGCCTCTCCG CAGAGCAGTGTCCCTGACGTCCCCGCTGTCTTCCTGCCCAGAGCGGCTCAGCTGAGCTCGGCGCTGcctcctggctccagcccttcacAAGAGGTGCCTGTGCCGGTGATGCGGGCGGGTGCTGCACCAGAGCCACTGCTGGTCCCCAAGGTGGAGCGGCTCTCCCCGACATCAGTCTGTG GCAGTGACTGGCCTAAGCCTGGCCAAGTGACCCCGGGAGCTGCTGCATCACCTGGCACCACCATCTCCCTGCACCATTCTGCATCCCGTCGGGGCAGGCCTGACTCCAGCAAA GGAGAGGCCCAAGGccatctctgctgcctgcagatggAGAGCCGGCGCATCACACACATCTCCGCTGAGCAGAAGAGACGTTTCAACATCAAGCTGGGCTTTGACACACTGCACAGCCTGGTGAGCACGCTGAGCGCCCAGCCCAGCATTAAGGTGAGCgcacagtgctgcacaggcTGGCACTGGGCATGCAGGGACACAGGACATCACCTGGTGATGACATGGTCCTGGGCTGCCCCGGCACGTGTGGTGTTGTGCCTAGAGCCTGCAGCCCCGTGCCAAGGCTCAGCAGTGGGGCACGTGGCCCCTTGTGCCCTGCACACCCCAGGGGCCACCTGTGCCATCGCACCTCTGCCACCCTGCAGGTCAGCAAGGCCACCACCCTGCAGAAGACTGCAGAGTACATCtgcaaactgcagcaggagcGAGCGGCCCTCCAGGATGAGGCGCAGCGGCTGCGGGAGCAGATTGAGGAGCTCAACAGCTCGATCAA cctgtgccaggagcagctgccagccACCGGGGTGCCTATCACACGCCAGCGCTTTGACCAGATGCGCAGCATGTTCGATGAGTACGTGCGCTCCTCCACACTGCACAACTGGAAGTTCTGGATC TTCAGCGTCATCATCCGGCCTCTCTTTGAGTCCTTCAACAGCATGGTATCCACAACCAGCATGGAGAGCCTCATGCAGACGTCCCTGGCCTggctggagcagcactgctcccttcCAGCGCTTCGGCCCTGTACGTGGTTCCGGGTGGCCCCACCACTCCCAATGA